The Nitrospira sp. genome contains a region encoding:
- a CDS encoding DEAD/DEAH box helicase, which yields MTTDELEQLLAQQPVGLLHRLARGRIHRHFRAGKRRIIELLLQHSSHNRAGFESDLQALIGERQSRPEATSPRIPRPPTIAHKKKSLQGAEPESSESSVSLSGWLEGIGVPPPQPFIPDPWQSEALSALNETDVVISVPTGSGKTYVAVEAARRAMEDNRTVIYTSPLKALSNTKYTEFSRIFGPDKVGILTGDRQENGQAPLLIMTTEILRNLLYDAASGEIDVRLDTLGLVILDESQYIADPERGVVWEETIIFCPSQARLLLLSASIGNPQDIADWLTSIRTTTCRLVRHSKRTVPLRAGYLHPNGKLTPLFRTLGIPYGHPNQLHPEAKRLFLEYEDETLPSGRTRR from the coding sequence ATGACGACCGACGAACTTGAACAACTACTCGCACAACAGCCCGTGGGCCTCTTGCATCGCCTTGCGCGCGGCCGCATCCATCGGCACTTCCGTGCCGGCAAGCGGCGCATCATCGAGCTGCTTCTTCAACACTCAAGCCACAATCGTGCAGGCTTCGAATCCGACCTGCAGGCACTGATCGGAGAACGGCAATCTCGCCCAGAAGCGACGTCGCCGCGCATCCCTCGCCCTCCAACGATCGCTCATAAGAAGAAGTCACTGCAGGGTGCAGAGCCGGAATCCTCCGAGTCGTCCGTCTCACTGTCGGGCTGGCTGGAAGGCATCGGGGTTCCTCCTCCGCAACCATTCATACCGGATCCCTGGCAAAGCGAGGCCTTGTCCGCTCTGAATGAAACCGACGTCGTGATCAGTGTCCCGACCGGAAGCGGAAAAACCTATGTCGCCGTCGAGGCGGCCCGTCGAGCCATGGAAGACAATCGCACGGTCATTTACACTTCGCCCCTCAAGGCCTTATCCAACACCAAGTACACGGAGTTTTCCCGGATCTTCGGCCCGGACAAAGTGGGCATTCTTACCGGAGACCGCCAAGAAAACGGTCAAGCCCCGCTGCTCATCATGACGACGGAGATTCTGCGCAACCTGCTCTATGATGCCGCGAGCGGAGAAATCGATGTTCGATTGGATACGTTGGGGCTCGTGATCCTCGATGAGTCGCAATACATCGCTGATCCGGAGCGAGGAGTCGTGTGGGAAGAAACCATCATCTTTTGCCCATCACAGGCCAGACTGCTGTTGCTCTCCGCCTCGATCGGCAATCCTCAGGATATTGCCGATTGGCTGACCTCAATCCGGACTACCACTTGCCGGCTGGTGCGCCACAGCAAACGCACGGTTCCCCTCAGAGCCGGTTATTTACACCCAAATGGGAAACTGACTCCGCTCTTCCGGACGCTGGGAATTCCATACGGGCACCCCAATCAGCTTCATCCGGAGGCCAAGCGCCTCTTTCTTGAATACGAAGACGAAACCCTGCCGTCCGGACGCACGAGACGCTAA
- the glgC gene encoding glucose-1-phosphate adenylyltransferase — protein sequence MKNIFTMVLAGGKGERLFPLTDQRAKPAVPFGGKYRIIDFTLSNCLNSGLRKIAVLIQYKSHSLDRHIRVGWDILNAELGEYIASVPPQQRISEDWYRGTADAVYQNMFLIDGEHPEFLFILAGDHVYKMNYAEMYHWLIAKSADAVVGAIDIPVQEATRFGVIAVDEDYRITRFDEKPANPIPLPNDPAHAFASMGIYLFRTKALREHLIADAQGGGAHDFGKNIIPRMIEQRRVYAFKFHDANKKAIKYWRDIGTLDAYWEANMDLVAVDPQFNLYDPEWPIRTYQGQFPPAKFVFAQDYQGGRMGVALDSIVCGGCIISGGRVQNSILSPNVRVQDHADVRESIVMENVMIGEHSRIKRAIIDKGVTIPPNTEIGYNREADAQRFTVTESGLVVISKGMKLHAAVDPSG from the coding sequence GTGAAAAATATTTTTACGATGGTCTTGGCCGGCGGCAAGGGCGAGCGACTCTTCCCACTCACGGACCAACGCGCGAAGCCGGCGGTTCCGTTCGGAGGCAAATACCGAATCATCGACTTTACCCTGAGCAATTGCCTCAATTCCGGTCTCCGTAAGATCGCCGTTCTCATTCAGTACAAATCGCATTCTCTCGATCGTCATATCCGAGTCGGCTGGGATATTCTCAACGCTGAACTGGGAGAGTATATCGCCTCCGTTCCCCCTCAGCAGCGTATCAGCGAAGATTGGTATCGGGGCACCGCGGATGCCGTCTATCAGAACATGTTCTTGATCGACGGGGAGCATCCTGAGTTCCTGTTCATCCTCGCCGGCGACCATGTATATAAGATGAACTATGCGGAAATGTACCACTGGCTCATCGCGAAGAGCGCGGATGCGGTGGTCGGCGCCATCGACATCCCGGTCCAGGAGGCTACTCGCTTCGGCGTCATCGCGGTGGACGAGGATTATCGGATTACCCGCTTCGATGAAAAGCCGGCGAACCCCATTCCGCTTCCCAACGATCCCGCCCACGCCTTTGCATCGATGGGCATTTATCTGTTCCGCACGAAGGCGCTCCGCGAACACTTGATTGCCGACGCGCAAGGGGGCGGCGCGCACGACTTCGGGAAAAACATCATTCCGAGAATGATCGAGCAACGGCGGGTGTACGCGTTCAAGTTCCACGACGCCAATAAGAAGGCCATCAAATACTGGCGCGATATCGGCACGCTCGATGCCTACTGGGAAGCGAATATGGATCTGGTCGCCGTCGATCCTCAATTCAACTTGTACGACCCTGAATGGCCGATCAGAACCTATCAAGGGCAATTTCCGCCGGCCAAGTTTGTCTTCGCGCAGGATTATCAGGGAGGCCGGATGGGCGTCGCGCTCGATTCGATCGTCTGCGGCGGGTGTATCATCTCAGGCGGACGGGTGCAGAATTCAATCTTGTCTCCCAATGTCCGCGTGCAAGACCATGCCGATGTTCGCGAATCCATCGTCATGGAGAACGTGATGATCGGCGAGCACAGCCGTATCAAGCGCGCCATCATCGACAAGGGTGTCACGATTCCCCCCAACACTGAAATCGGGTACAATCGCGAAGCCGATGCTCAACGGTTCACCGTCACCGAATCGGGTCTCGTCGTGATCTCAAAGGGAATGAAGCTGCATGCCGCCGTCGATCCATCCGGTTGA
- a CDS encoding HEAT repeat domain-containing protein: MIKYVCMAAVILSSVVGGEAFCAWFDQPARVWSVQMPYEAPPKNQEIPDVSIPPNKNPLSPEELQRAEALLPLLEGKQEFWAMGEFVHLGEPSVPVLVKALTMSSPRIRYNAIETLLMMKGVAGVSALISTAKEQGELPRVREHALRVAVRLDPAKAPEAIEVMAKDPNPSVRKAAAFESRYVRQKAVIPLLIPIVSDDERFVALSALQSLWILTRHETEFHDWDTSTKQDRALWSNEWVEWWDTNKDVFEIPEPRRSKRSS, encoded by the coding sequence GTGATCAAGTATGTATGCATGGCCGCGGTTATCCTCTCCAGCGTTGTGGGAGGGGAGGCATTCTGTGCGTGGTTCGATCAGCCCGCGCGTGTCTGGTCCGTCCAAATGCCCTATGAGGCCCCGCCGAAGAATCAGGAGATACCGGATGTCTCGATCCCGCCGAACAAGAATCCGCTGAGTCCCGAAGAACTGCAGCGTGCCGAAGCCTTGCTGCCGTTGCTGGAAGGCAAGCAGGAGTTTTGGGCCATGGGAGAATTCGTCCATCTGGGAGAGCCCTCAGTCCCGGTTTTGGTCAAGGCCCTCACTATGTCCAGTCCGAGAATCCGGTACAATGCGATCGAGACCCTGTTGATGATGAAAGGCGTGGCAGGGGTTTCAGCGCTCATCTCCACGGCAAAGGAGCAGGGTGAACTTCCTCGCGTGAGGGAACATGCCTTGCGGGTTGCGGTCCGTCTGGATCCGGCCAAAGCGCCCGAAGCCATCGAGGTGATGGCGAAAGACCCCAATCCGTCGGTCAGAAAGGCTGCCGCGTTTGAATCGCGGTATGTCCGGCAAAAGGCCGTCATTCCACTCTTGATCCCGATCGTAAGCGATGACGAACGCTTCGTGGCCCTCTCGGCGCTGCAATCGCTGTGGATTCTTACGCGCCATGAGACCGAATTCCACGATTGGGATACCTCGACCAAACAGGATCGGGCGCTGTGGTCGAACGAATGGGTCGAGTGGTGGGATACCAACAAAGACGTCTTTGAGATTCCGGAGCCACGGCGGTCGAAGCGGAGTTCCTAA
- the def gene encoding peptide deformylase, protein MKTKTGTMLNIAKLGNPILRKIAAPIDPRDIKSSDLQRLIDDMFETMYDEPGIGLAAPQVSRSIQLVVMACKGEGGFPETVLINPSIVYYGPQQVENWEGCLSVDGLRGKVTRPSLVRVKGLDRKGKTLDFEATGLYAVCIQHELDHLIGKVFLDRMTDMSTLTQLQEFSQYWQQEPTNVI, encoded by the coding sequence ATGAAGACGAAGACGGGAACCATGCTGAATATCGCCAAACTCGGGAATCCGATCCTTCGCAAAATCGCCGCTCCGATCGATCCCCGGGACATCAAATCGTCAGACCTGCAACGGTTGATCGACGACATGTTTGAAACCATGTACGACGAGCCGGGCATTGGGCTGGCCGCGCCTCAGGTCTCGCGCTCGATTCAATTGGTCGTAATGGCCTGCAAGGGCGAAGGGGGGTTCCCCGAGACAGTCCTCATCAATCCATCGATCGTGTATTACGGTCCCCAGCAGGTGGAAAACTGGGAAGGCTGCCTGAGCGTCGACGGACTGCGAGGGAAAGTCACGAGGCCTTCCCTGGTGCGCGTCAAGGGACTCGATCGGAAAGGGAAGACTCTGGATTTTGAGGCGACCGGCCTCTATGCGGTCTGCATTCAACACGAGCTTGATCACTTGATCGGCAAAGTCTTTCTCGATCGTATGACGGATATGTCCACCCTGACACAACTTCAAGAGTTCTCGCAGTATTGGCAACAAGAGCCCACAAACGTGATTTAA
- a CDS encoding ABC transporter ATP-binding protein — MKSLFRVLLYLRPHRTLAIATLVCAGCATAMELVPPWVIKIIIDDVIQAKQASLLPWAIGLLVGAYVFKNLFASLRIRLNNQLEQTVVHDLRRHIFSALQRLSITYFENRSTGEIMSRVTNDTEHVERIFIDGLEGMLTASLTLIGITGLLFMLNWKLAALSLLPIPLLAVSASWFTSRVHGYYQQTRQSAAELNGYLQDSLSGIRETMGFGRQEHEQARFDRLSHAYSEKNLKAMVLWSVYSPGMILVAAFGTVLILWYGAGEVMEGRLTLGELVLFLSYLAMFYVPINQIHSVNHMLQHALAASERVFDVLDTVPEVADRPGAVAPIQRAHGEVRFTHVRFHYRPDVPVLKEFEATVPAGERVALVGMSGAGKSTLLKLLMRFYDVTDGAILIDGTDIRDLPIAYLREQIGFVQQEPFLFNGTVKDNLLYGHLNADQDRLEAAARVARAHEFIAALPEGYDTWIGERGVKLSVGQKQRVSIARVLLKDPPIVIFDEATSNIDTETEVKIREALTDLTVGRTTFIIAHRLSTLHDVDRILVLDKGRLVEDGRHDALLSRGGVYAGLYEAQFQV; from the coding sequence GTGAAATCTCTTTTTCGTGTTCTTCTCTATCTTCGGCCCCATCGGACGCTCGCGATCGCGACGTTGGTCTGCGCCGGTTGCGCCACGGCGATGGAGCTGGTTCCTCCTTGGGTCATCAAAATCATCATCGACGACGTGATCCAAGCCAAACAAGCGTCGCTCTTGCCATGGGCGATCGGCCTCCTGGTCGGCGCCTATGTGTTCAAAAATCTGTTCGCCTCGCTGCGGATCAGGCTCAACAATCAACTTGAGCAGACCGTCGTCCATGACCTGCGCCGGCACATCTTTTCCGCCCTCCAACGCCTCTCGATTACCTATTTTGAGAATCGGTCCACGGGCGAGATCATGTCCCGAGTCACAAACGACACGGAGCATGTCGAGCGGATCTTTATCGACGGGCTCGAAGGGATGCTGACGGCATCGTTGACGCTTATCGGGATCACGGGGCTGTTATTCATGCTCAACTGGAAGCTGGCGGCACTTTCGCTCCTGCCGATCCCACTGCTGGCCGTGTCCGCGAGCTGGTTTACCTCGAGGGTACACGGGTACTATCAGCAGACCAGACAAAGCGCCGCCGAGCTGAACGGCTATCTGCAAGATTCGTTGTCCGGCATCAGGGAGACGATGGGGTTCGGCCGACAAGAACATGAACAGGCCAGGTTCGACCGGCTGAGCCATGCGTATAGCGAAAAGAATCTCAAAGCGATGGTGCTGTGGTCAGTCTATTCACCGGGAATGATTCTCGTCGCGGCCTTCGGGACCGTCTTGATCCTGTGGTATGGCGCGGGAGAGGTCATGGAAGGCCGGCTCACACTCGGCGAGCTGGTGTTGTTTCTGTCCTATCTGGCGATGTTCTACGTCCCGATCAATCAGATTCATTCAGTCAATCATATGTTGCAACATGCGTTGGCGGCGAGCGAGCGGGTGTTCGATGTGCTGGATACGGTTCCCGAAGTCGCCGATCGTCCCGGTGCGGTCGCACCCATTCAGCGCGCCCATGGGGAGGTTCGATTCACGCACGTGCGGTTCCACTACCGGCCCGATGTCCCCGTGCTGAAAGAGTTCGAAGCGACGGTGCCGGCCGGGGAACGCGTGGCACTGGTTGGGATGAGCGGCGCCGGGAAGAGCACGTTGCTCAAGTTGTTGATGCGGTTTTACGATGTGACGGACGGGGCGATCCTCATTGATGGAACAGATATTCGGGACCTTCCGATTGCGTATCTGCGAGAGCAGATCGGGTTTGTGCAACAGGAACCGTTTTTATTCAACGGGACGGTGAAAGACAATCTCCTGTACGGCCATTTGAACGCGGATCAGGATCGGCTGGAAGCGGCGGCGCGCGTGGCGAGAGCGCACGAGTTCATTGCGGCATTGCCGGAAGGATATGATACCTGGATCGGTGAACGAGGGGTCAAGTTGTCGGTCGGCCAAAAGCAGCGGGTTTCGATCGCGCGGGTGTTGTTGAAGGATCCACCCATCGTTATTTTTGACGAAGCGACGTCCAATATCGACACGGAGACCGAAGTGAAAATCCGCGAAGCCTTGACCGACCTGACTGTTGGTCGAACCACGTTCATCATTGCCCACCGTTTGTCTACCCTCCATGATGTGGATCGGATTTTGGTGCTCGATAAAGGTCGGCTGGTGGAAGATGGCCGGCATGATGCTCTGCTCAGTCGTGGAGGGGTCTACGCGGGCCTCTACGAGGCTCAGTTCCAGGTATGA